Proteins encoded within one genomic window of Synechococcus sp. PCC 7335:
- the purE gene encoding 5-(carboxyamino)imidazole ribonucleotide mutase: MGSDSDLPTMIDAIAVCEDFGITHEVAIVSAHRTPKRMVAYAEAAHTRGLKVIIAGAGGAAHLPGMVAALSPLPVIGVPVKTSTLSGVDSLYSIVQMPRGIPVATVAIGNAKNAGLLAVQMLAAHDQTLQAKILDYRQQLALMVNDKQNHLSGLGARQYLKHMINT, translated from the coding sequence ATGGGCAGCGATTCGGATCTGCCGACGATGATAGACGCGATCGCCGTTTGCGAAGACTTTGGTATTACTCATGAGGTTGCCATTGTCTCAGCTCATCGCACGCCCAAGCGGATGGTTGCCTATGCTGAAGCAGCTCATACCAGAGGCCTTAAGGTGATTATCGCGGGTGCGGGAGGAGCTGCACACCTGCCCGGTATGGTCGCCGCACTCAGCCCGCTACCCGTTATTGGTGTTCCAGTCAAAACCAGCACTCTCTCAGGGGTAGACTCACTTTATTCTATTGTCCAGATGCCTCGGGGTATTCCAGTAGCTACGGTAGCTATCGGCAACGCTAAAAATGCGGGTTTGCTTGCTGTGCAGATGCTAGCGGCCCATGACCAGACGCTTCAAGCAAAAATCCTCGACTATCGCCAACAGTTAGCGCTGATGGTGAATGACAAACAAAACCATCTTTCTGGATTGGGCGCCCGGCAGTATCTCAAGCACATGATCAATACATAG